One window of the Cotesia glomerata isolate CgM1 linkage group LG10, MPM_Cglom_v2.3, whole genome shotgun sequence genome contains the following:
- the LOC123272473 gene encoding protein transport protein Sec16A isoform X4, which produces MNNPYRARIGRQRVDHSATAAVPNYGARNQNSWPGMTGNQSQPVIGGANQTNNVDNDSWDWNTDKADNNNDSWNWNIDQSAEQTQLHPQQQQQQQPPPAHGSNYTTMRPAHQNLPQDNSNYYTNINGNRQVLAGQHQLQSTQTGNLPPTRESTPSHSDSYAQFPNFPANQSQQTPPRTSSTNSSVSDTQNQAQWQTNQQVIFNPYAPPRASSFEATNQQQAQQFNPNAYNWNGVEPSGGQSWPSQTTEPFWHDQNSNKREDYHAEFDKSKQQVQVQEQFNKSPPQNPVKEIPGQWQADNHDNNQLKAHSQEPVAPNQWREDAHDRRVEPQDQFIPNHPRQPDNFNQSWSPVSLQSNTNVKPEVDKKLLDVNLDNNYSTPTSLQNTVVDPRSEEQNVPVFTSSQTPVLDTTSNLFTGIETKINDKVDRRNIDLVKNDNTMSDITTNVKQLNIEDKDSHSQHSFESHPSLFPVHSMAQPVEQWPNQSIQSINKPPEPSTLSSQHIAQTADHYTPVSFASSESRHQTYDPTSPPSIQSHDVSPQQPTIQSHEYAVPLTSAQSSYYYQESFTSHQTTPVINTPEASGSPSLPLQKPPYNPLENTMPYPVNTESVQVPSEVPKQMNLPPAGEVRGVPTTKAGYDQWYNQKTSPPQNVRYPVAERSAPMQQQKTWMPTEPVDNYEVSKSSEFINDVKSSVTESESHERQNSVKESREEDKSLIVTEPTIKNLMEQSAHPANQQVNSVQQIQPVNQQIQPINQLIQSQHEQENYEFASNDRNTFLETGELTDLHHDQGVPSSNHDEENDEVPGDIPFLREVPGQSSYGDPRRNDPTGQEQYVQSTRNLDSRRNPPEPVLNTQPRSIAIAPSDRTERRDVPSGQERRESRLLSRDTETPERRNDPSGRERSFPPSQSRNDPSGEERIQSQSQINLEPAEVRQVPGSGTNSVEPPPSAEVVRQITGGVSRNEPVIPEDSNARIVTGSQQVLPAASVMQDLPSNETRNKREEAVGASIENPPAVTASPKRRDSYQDGDDEESGNSRDDNRERRREPSPTDRRRYDYDPKGDRSYYDRDREYDDVYYYDRRRGHDFERPYNSREDLDRRDASFRESDRRHLSRDDLDDRRRLKDDDRRGHRSEVDPRHRDTRDYEPPRYPRDRDYDRRRDDRHRYYGEYDPRDPRDPRREFYDDPYTRSSRPSSRSSYNDRERDFYGRRDPYYGYNGYNTYDFGTNYNNNYYAYLENLRRTNPTAYMEWYNKYYGNQQHNISTVGRVPSYPEDRASVHSGRSSCDDRTNSGKHTIGDISLLEDSRIVSRLTPTKFSTSHVQGSFSIGSLVQVHASYPADGERARVDIVQVDSLLMHDPITREIRAYPGPLVKGVTHKKTIIEYCEAKIKKAAVNDELIDHASYILLYQLMIMLIQQNGNVVGVDIATLLLKNKEIYPYDAHKTNHKPIRRESTISQRSGGAGREGSVHEEVAQEIEEVKPMKTVEQITNEFRNTLLCGLVQEALEYAMTEGLWGHALFLASKLDKRTHASVMTRFANSLPVQDPLQTLYQLHSGRVPASVTCVADSKWDDWRPHLAMIISNTSANPEINRRAISTLGDTLTARGDIHGAHFCYILAQIDFGIYATPGVKLVLIGSNHHKSYAEFATLEAVMLTEIYEYARNLSEPGFTIIGLQTFKFEIAQKMVDYGLIEKALLYLEQIAINIVQEPSKYKASFIQNVYTLSERIKFHDPVFKDCIEDVATLAWLNNLSDIVGRCQTGEIVQESNFTARTDAPSVMQDHEQRDTQQWNYQQDYSNAPVSMMEVPTVDTNQDTWQPMSLPNTLQEPYVTEQNIQYGQNVDGNQYHQQQQQQQQQQQQQQQEQPQEYWNQQTYNQNYSRDYNSDWQQPSNQMQYHGEQNDVDSAQVPGWNYESDKEEKPPTPESQPQPQISMSPSTKQYDPLEELDTLDPSDHGKSTGDNKKQDKQPEKKNPNSGGSWFGGLFSKLTPKPKNQMILPDDSNPTIVWDPVAKKWSNKDEDGDSGSSRLAPPPRMTEMNLSTPAVEQSQKPPPIPEQTNSSHQSQRSLDNSTPNSSKMITGSNNMFKLQKSRSMRANYIDVMNLGGVKSNGPPSNLPTPANSPMMPMAASSPQLFVPAPVNDPNAPVDFLTPAPAPIPQNESASQGSGNQNDLAK; this is translated from the exons ATGAAT AATCCGTATCGAGCAAGAATCGGTAGACAGCGAGTAGATCACTCTGCAACTGCAGCAGTCCCAAATTATGGAGCCAGAAATCAGAATTCTTGGCCTGGGATGACTGGCAACCAGAGTCAGCCAGTTATTGGGGGAGCTAATCAAACAAATAACGTCGATAACGACTCTTGGGACTGGAACACAGACAAAGCTGACAATAACAATGATTCTTGGAACTGGAATATCGATCAATCTGCAGAGCAGACTCAGTTGCACCCtcaacagcagcagcaacagcagccACCACCTGCCCACGGGTCTAATTATACAACTATGAGACCGGCTCATCAGAATTTGCCTCAAgacaattcaaattattacaCCAACATTAATGGAAACAGACAAGTTTTAGCAGGCCAACATCAATTGCAGTCAACACAAACTGGAAATTTACCACCAACTAGAGAATCAACGCCCAGTCATTCGGATTCTTACGCTCAGTTTCCGAATTTTCCAGCAAATCAGAGCCAACAAACGCCACCGAGAACTAGCTCGACTAACTCTAGTGTTAGTGACACTCAAAATCAGGCTCAGTGGCAAACAAACCAGCAGGTGATTTTTAATCCTTACGCTCCTCCCAGAGCATCATCATTCGAAGCGACCAATCAGCAGCAAGCTCAGCAGTTCAATCCAAATGCTTACAATTGGAATGGCGTAGAGCCGTCTGGAGGTCAGAGTTGGCCGAGTCAAACTACTGAGCCGTTCTGGCATGATCAAAACTCCAATAAACGAGAAGATTATCATGCTGAATTTGATAAAAGTAAGCAGCAGGTGCAGGTGCAagagcaatttaacaaatcacCACCTCAGAATCCGGTAAAAGAAATTCCTGGTCAGTGGCAGGCTGATAATCATGACAATAATCAACTGAAAGCACATAGCCAGGAACCAGTTGCGCCTAATCAGTGGCGTGAAGATGCTCATGATAGAAGAGTTGAACCTCAAGATCAATTTATCCCAAACCATCCACGTCAGCCGGATAATTTCAACCAATCGTGGTCGCCGGTTAGTCTTCAGTCAAATACCAACGTGAAACCCGAAgtggataaaaaattgttggatGTTAATttggataataattattctactCCAACAAGCTTACAAAATACAGTTGTAGATCCACGCTCCGAAGAACAAAATGTTCCTGTTTTCACCTCAAGCCAAACTCCAGTTCTTGATACTACAAGCAATTTATTTACTGGAATCGAGACTAAAATTAATGACAAAGTAGATCGTCGGAATATCGACTTggttaaaaatgacaatactATGAGCGACATAACGACCAATGTTAagcaattaaatattgaagataaagATTCACATTCTCAGCACTCATTTGAAAGCCACCCATCGCTGTTTCCTGTTCATTCAATGGCTCAGCCAGTAGAACAGTGGCCTAATCAGTCGATCCAATCAATAAACAAACCTCCGGAACCGTCAACTCTGTCTAGTCAGCATATTGCTCAAACAGCAGACCACTATACACCTGTTTCATTTGCATCTTCTGAAAGCAGACATCAAACTTATGATCCCACTAGCCCACCAAGTATTCAATCTCACGACGTCTCTCCCCAACAGCCAACGATTCAGTCGCATGAGTACGCAGTACCTCTAACTTCTGCTCAGTCGTCTTATTACTACCAAGAATCGTTTACTAGCCACCAAACGACACCTGTAATAAACACACCTGAAGCTTCTGGATCACCAAGTTTGCCACTTCAAAAACCTCCGTACAATCCTTTAGAAAATACCATGCCTTATCCAGTAAACACTGAAAGTGTACAAGTGCCTAGTGAAGTACCTAAACAAATGAATCTTCCTCCTGCTGGTGAAGTTAGAGGTGTACCAACGACTAAAGCTGGCTATGATCAATGGTACAATCAGAAGACAAGTCCACCGCAGAATGTCAGGTATCCAGTCGCTGAAAGAAGTGCTCCTATGCAGCAGCAAAAAACTTGGATGCCTACAGAGCCAGTGGATAATTACGAAGTTTCTAAATCAagtgaatttattaatgatgTTAAGTCTTCAGTGACTGAATCTGAGTCTCATGAGCGACAGAATTCCGTTAAAGAATCAAGGGAAGAAgataaaagtttaattgttACCGAGcctactattaaaaatttaatggagCAATCTGCTCACCCTGCAAATCAGCAAGTTAATTCTGTTCAGCAAATCCAACCAGTAAATCAACAAATTCAGCCAATTAATCAGCTAATTCAGTCTCAGCATGAGCAAGAAAATTATGAGTTTGCATCTAATGACAGAAACACATTCCTCGAAACTGGTGAGCTGACAGATTTGCATCACGATCAAGGTGTACCATCATCTAATCACGATGAAGAAAACGATGAAGTGCCTGGTGATATTCCGTTCTTACGAGAAGTACCGGGTCAATCAAGCTACGGTGATCCGCGACGTAACGACCCTACTGGTCAAGAGCAATACGTACAGTCTACCCGTAATTTAGATTCCAGAAGAAACCCTCCAGAGCCGGTTCTAAACACTCAGCCTCGTTCTATCGCCATAGCACCATCCGATCGTACAGAGCGCCGTGACGTTCCTTCTGGCCAAGAGAGACGAGAAAGCAGACTACTGTCTCGCGATACAGAGACACCTGAGCGTAGAAACGATCCTTCGGGAAGAGAAAGATCATTTCCGCCTTCGCAGTCACGCAATGACCCCTCAGGCGAGGAGAGAATTCAGTCTCAAAGTCAAATTAATCTGGAGCCTGCTGAAGTGCGTCAAGTACCTGGTAGCGGAACTAATTCCGTAGAGCCTCCGCCTTCAGCTGAAGTAGTACGTCAAATAACTGGCGGTGTGTCCCGTAATGAGCCGGTTATTCCAGAAGACAGCAATGCCAGAATTGTAACGGGATCCCAGCAAGTTTTACCAGCAGCCAGTGTGATGCAAGACCTCCCGTCAAACGAGACTAGAAACAAACGCGAAGAAGCCGTTGGTGCGTCAATTGAAAATCCTCCGGCTGTTACTGCTTCTCCAAAACGTCGCGATTCTTATCAAGACGGAGATGATGAAGAATCTGGAAACAGTCGCGATGATAACCGCGAGAGACGTCGGGAGCCCAGTCCTACTGACAGGCGTCGTTATGATTACGATCCTAAAGGCGACAGGAGTTACTACGATCGCGATAGAGAGTATGATGATGTTTATTACTACGATAGAAGGCGTGGTCATGATTTCGAACGGCCTTACAATTCAAGGGAAGACTTGGATCGACGTGATGCGTCGTTCAGAGAAAGTGATCGCCGTCATCTGAGCCGTGATGACCTGGACGATCGCAGGAGGCTCAAGGATGATGATAGAAGGGGTCATAGGAGCGAGGTTGATCCCAGACATCGCGATACCAGAGACTATGAACCACCGAGGTATCCCAGAGATAGGGATTATGATCGCAGGAGAGATGACCGACATAGATATTATGGTGAATATGATCCCAGAGATCCTAGAGATCCTAGGCGTGAATTCTATGATGATCCGTATACTCGCAGCTCTAGACCTTCCAGTAGGTCTTCTTACAATGACCGAGAACGCGATTTCTACGGACGGAGAGACCCGTACTATGGATACAATGGCTACAATACTTATGATTTTGGAactaattacaataataattattacgcGTACTTAGAAAATTTACGAAGGACTAATCCTACTGCTTATATGGAGTggtacaataaatattatggaAACCAACAACATAATATCAGTACTGTCGGTCGGGTTCCGAGTTATCCTGAGGACCGAGCTAGTGTTCATTCGGGAAGAAGTTCCTGTGATGACAG GACAAACAGTGGAAAACATACAATTGGAGATATTTCTTTATTGGAGGATTCAAGAATTGTATCACGACTTACTCCaactaaattttcaacatCTCACGTTCAAG gttCATTTTCAATTGGTTCATTGGTGCAAGTTCATGCAAGTTATCCTGCAGATGGAGAACGTGCTAGAGTTGATATTGTTCAAGTAGACAGTTTGTTAATGCATGATCCAATTACTCGGGAAATTCGTGCTTATCCGGGACCATTGgtcaa ggGTGTTACACACAAGAAGACGATTATAGAGTACTGTGAagccaaaataaaaaaagcagcTGTAAACGATGAACTTATTGACCATGCCTCTTATATTTTGCTGTACCAGCTGATGATTATGCTTATTCAGCAGAACGgt aACGTTGTTGGTGTGGATATTGCTACGCTCTTGTTGAAAAACAAAGAAATTTATCCTTACGACGCGCATAAAACAAACCACAAACCAATACGCCGTGAATCAACAATTTCACAGCGGTCTGGTGGCGCAGGACGAGAAGGATCAGTGCATGAAGAAGTGGCGCAAGAAATAGAAGAAGTAAAACCAATGAAGACTGTCGAGCAgataacaaatgaatttagaAACACTTTGCTGTGTGGTCTAGTTCAAGAAGCTTTGGAGTACGCGATGACTGAAGGTCTGTGGGGTCATGCACTGTTCCTCGCGAGTAAACTAGACAAACGTACACATGCATCTGTCATGACCCGCTTCGCCAATAGTTTACCGGTTCAAGATCCTCTTCAGACTTTGTACCAACTTCACTCGGGTCGAGTACCAGCGAGTGTAACTTGTGTGGCTGACAGTAAGTGGGACGACTGGCGCCCACACTTGGCCATGATTATATCAAACACATCAGCTAATCCGGAAATAAATCGCCGTGCGATATCAACTCTCGGTGATACACTTACAGCGCGTGGTGATATTCATGGCGCGCATTTCTGTTACATACTAGCGCAAATTGATTTTGGAATTTATGCAACACCTGGTGTTAAGCTCGTGTTAATTGGGTCAAATCACCACAAATCTTACGCTGAATTTGCCACTCTCGAAGCGGTAATGCTCACGGAAATTTACGAGTATGCACGGAATTTAAGCGAGCCAGGTTTTACAATCATAGGACTGCaaacatttaaatttgaaattgctCAAAAAATGGTTGACTATGGGCTGATTGAAAAAGCATTGCTCTATCTAGAACAAATAGCAATTAACATTGTGCAAGAGCCTTCAAAATACAAGGCATCGTTCATCCAAAATGTTTACACATTGAGCGAGAGGATAAAATTCCATGATCCAGTTTTCAAAGACTGCATTGAAGACGTCGCTACGCTGGCTTGGCTCAATAATTTGAGTGATATTGTGGGTCGTTGCCAGACAGGCGAAATTGTTCAAGAATCAAATTTTACCGCTCGCACAGATGCGCCGAGTGTCATGCAGGATCACGAGCAGCGTGACACTCAGCAATGGAATTATCAGCAGGATTATTCAAACGCTCCGGTCTCTATGATGGAGGTTCCTACTGTTGATACTAATCAAGACACATGGCAACCTATGTCTCTCCCTAATACCTTGCAAGAGCCTTATGTTACTGAGCAAAATATTCAGTATGGACAGAATGTCGATGGCAATCAGTATcatcagcagcagcagcagcagcaacagcagcagcagcaacagcagcagGAACAACCGCAAGAATATTGGAATCAGCAGACTTACAATCAAAATTATTCGAGGGATTATAACTCTGATTGGCAACAACCGTCCAATCAAATGCAGTATCACGGTGAACAAAATGATGTTGATTCTGCTCAAGTTCCTGGATGGAATTACGAG TCTGATAAGGAGGAAAAACCACCAACACCTGAA tcGCAGCCCCAGCCGCAGATTTCTATGAGTCCGTCGACTAAGCAGTACGATCCTTTGGAGGAACTGGACACCCTGGACCCGAGTGACCACGGAAAATCCACTGGTGATAATAAGAAGCAAGACAAGCAGCCGGAGAAAAAGAATCCGAATTCTGGCGGGTCCTGGTTCGGAGGACTCTTCAGTAAACTTACGCCTAAGCCCAAAAATCAGATGATCTTGCCGGATGATAGCAATCCGACG ATTGTCTGGGACCCAGTTGCCAAAAAGTGGAGTAACAAAGACGAGGATGGAGATAGCGGCTCCTCCCGGTTGGCTCCACCGCCAAGAATGACAGAGATGAATTTATCTACGCCAGCTGTCGAACAAAGTCAAAAACCACCACCAATTCCTGAACAAACTAACTCTTCTCATCAAAGTCAGCGTAGCTTAGATAATTCGACCCCCAATTCATCGAAAATGATCACCGGAAGCAACAATATGTTCAAGTTACAAAAGTCTAGAAGCATGCGTGCTAATTATATTGATGTAATGAATCTTGGAGGAGTTAAGAGCAATGGACCACCGTCTAATCTTCCGACACCTGCGAATTCGCCTATGATGCCTATGGCTGCTTCGTCGCCTCAACTTTTTGTCCCAGCACCAG taaatgatCCAAATGCACCAGTAGATTTTTTAACGCCAGCCCCGGCCCCAATTCCTCAAAATGAATCAGCGAGCCAAGGt TCGGGGAACCAGAATGACCTAGCCAAATAA